One part of the Silurus meridionalis isolate SWU-2019-XX chromosome 26, ASM1480568v1, whole genome shotgun sequence genome encodes these proteins:
- the LOC124380044 gene encoding agouti-related protein, producing the protein MLNVMIFGWLSLSTVRVASGLVRTNRLEVSHPSLRRTDTSFFPGISVQDSAPAVDTVQLRIDSMEEQLMVDPVSYDEDMADAVQLQRRGTRSPGRCIPHQQSCLGHQLPCCDSCDTCYCRFFKAFCYCRSMDHTCKHRRA; encoded by the exons ATGTTGAATGTCATGATCTTCGGCTGGTTGAGTCTCAGCACTGTCCGTGTGGCGTCAGGTCTTGTCCGTACTAACCGCCTGGAGGTCTCGCATCCGAGCCTGAGGAGGACAGATACCTCGTTTTTCCCTGGCATTT CTGTACAAGATTCAGCTCCTGCAGTGGACACGGTACAACTTCGAATTGATTCAATGGAGGAACAGCTGATGGTGGATCCTGTTTCTTATGATGAG GATATGGCAGATGCTGTACAGCTCCAAAGGAGAGGCACACGTTCACCAGGCCGCTGTATTCCACACCAGCAGTCATGCCTGGGCCACCAGCTGCCCTGCTGCGACTCGTGTGATACCTGCTATTGCCGCTTTTTCAAAGCCTTCTGTTACTGCCGCAGCATGGACCACACTTGTAAACACAGGCGTGCCTAG